A genome region from Erigeron canadensis isolate Cc75 chromosome 3, C_canadensis_v1, whole genome shotgun sequence includes the following:
- the LOC122590608 gene encoding protein yippee-like At5g53940 isoform X2 has translation MGRVYVVELEGRAYKCKFCKTNLALAENVVSRGFHCRRGKAYLFSNVVNFTAGPVEERMMLSGLHTVTDIYCVCCGQIVGWKYETAHEQSQKYKEGKFVLERGRIIDGLDSEFYIDTRPSSSDAEEA, from the exons ATGGGACGGGTATATGTAGTGGAGCTAGAAGGAAGGGCATACAAATGCAAATTTTGCAAAACAAATTTAGCTCTTGCTGAAAATGTTGTTTCCCGg GGCTTTCATTGCCGAAGAGGAAAGGCTTATCTGTTCAGCAATGT GGTGAACTTCACAGCTGGACCTGTTGAGGAAAGGATGATGCTTTCAGGATTGCATACAGTTACTGATATATATTGCGTATGCTGCGGGCAAATTGTTGGCTGGAAATAT GAGACGGCACATGAACAATCACAGAAATATAAAGAAGGCAAATTTGTTCTTGAAAG AGGAAGGATCATCGACGGGCTTGATTCAGAGTTTTACATTGATACCCGTCCGAGTTCAAGTGATGCAGAAGAAGCCTAA
- the LOC122590608 gene encoding protein yippee-like At5g53940 isoform X1: MGRVYVVELEGRAYKCKFCKTNLALAENVVSRGFHCRRGKAYLFSNVQRVNFTAGPVEERMMLSGLHTVTDIYCVCCGQIVGWKYETAHEQSQKYKEGKFVLERGRIIDGLDSEFYIDTRPSSSDAEEA, translated from the exons ATGGGACGGGTATATGTAGTGGAGCTAGAAGGAAGGGCATACAAATGCAAATTTTGCAAAACAAATTTAGCTCTTGCTGAAAATGTTGTTTCCCGg GGCTTTCATTGCCGAAGAGGAAAGGCTTATCTGTTCAGCAATGT GCAAAG GGTGAACTTCACAGCTGGACCTGTTGAGGAAAGGATGATGCTTTCAGGATTGCATACAGTTACTGATATATATTGCGTATGCTGCGGGCAAATTGTTGGCTGGAAATAT GAGACGGCACATGAACAATCACAGAAATATAAAGAAGGCAAATTTGTTCTTGAAAG AGGAAGGATCATCGACGGGCTTGATTCAGAGTTTTACATTGATACCCGTCCGAGTTCAAGTGATGCAGAAGAAGCCTAA
- the LOC122590607 gene encoding E3 ubiquitin-protein ligase RBBP6: MGRSGGSLSKRKHSKKKSLKISTEVGRKKKSRGTKSKKLRRHDDSFSSYSDDESSSSSMFSSSGSEGEYDKSKSKRSRSRVRSEVKGGKKRSRRRSLSEDSSSDSSPVKKRKRLTRKKSKKIKKKRKLRRDAYISSVSSDSESCSTCKDDGDSTSDEEGSHRRSRGRSREKKGHRGSIKGKTGNRKNRSRTRSSSLGNSYDDEIIENVTVENNSRRLKSVITVANLENEEGDNMRKDEFKEEIVYDYDDYPSSKSNDSNELVDRSNVSPEKGRTLTSVIGENTASSLNDSKEKEKNSSVNVESEVDNMEAILRQKALENLSRFRGIKPKTVVLPVEDKQKSVQTGVKQSTSASLDLGKSQRILPAPDQEQNMTPVSPPVIQRSRFTWRRDPSITTGKEEKVATGSESNPIGSLPAAPKLQSVNLSSTSRVLKQIVNEEKAATYSQSHSSGSLSSSSKLQNADLSYNKKVEHKIVNEEKAATYSRSHSSGSLRAAPKLESAGLSSKKLESNIVNEEKATTYSRSHSSGSLPAAPRLQSVGLSSTTREDNKIVNESSKTIADTNNSSGGTGTNVDQKSTTALEKPSSASSTKEGTSKEQQNETNDNSQFEKKTMSVMRGGEMVQVSYKVYIPTRAPALARRKLKR; encoded by the exons ATGGGGCGCAGTGGTGGTTCTTTATccaaaagaaaacattcaaagaaaaaaagtcTCAAGATTTCCACTGAG GTTGGTCGTAAAAAGAAAAGTAGAGGAACTAAATCGAAGAAGCTTCGTCGTCATGACGattctttttcttcatattcGGATGATGAATCATCTAGTTCATCAATGTTTTCATCTTCGGGTTCTGAGGGAGAGTATGATAAAAGTAAGAGTAAAAGATCTCGTTCTCGTGTACGGAGTGAAGTAAAGGGTGGTAAGAAACGGTCTAGACGAAGGTCTTTGAGTGAAGATAGTAGTAGTGATTCTTCTCCtgtgaagaaaagaaaaaggcttacgagaaagaaaagtaaaaagatTAAGAAGAAGAGGAAATTGAGAAGAGATGCTTATATTAGTTCTGTAAGTAGTGATTCTGAAAGTTGCTCAACTTGTAAAGATGATGGAGATAGTACTAGTGATGAAGAGGGATCACATAGGAGATCAAGGGGTAGGTCTCGAGAAAAGAAGGGTCATAGAGGTTCAATCAAGGGTAAAACAGGAAATAGGAAGAATAGAAGTAGGACTAGGAGTTCTTCACTGGGCAATAGTTATGATGATGAAATCATTGAGAATGTGACGGTGGAAAACAACTCGAGAAGATTAAAATCGGTTATTACTGTTGCAAATCTAGAAAATGAAGAGGGGGATAATATGAGAAAGGATGAGTTTAAAGAAGAGATTGTgtatgattatgatgattatccATCTAGTAAAAGCAATGATAGTAATGAATTAGTTGATCGCTCTAATGTTTCACCTGAGAAAGGAAGGACACTTACAAGTGTGATTGGTGAGAACACTGCTTCTAGTCTTAATGATAGTaaggaaaaagagaaaaattctTCAGTTAATGTTGAATCAGAAGTTGATAATATGGAGGCAATATTGAGACAGAAAGCTTTAGAAAACCTAAGTAGATTTCGTGGGATTAAACCCAAAACAGTAGTACTTCCTGTTgaagataaacaaaaaagtgttcAGACTGGTGTTAAGCAGTCGACAAGTGCAAGTCTTGACCTTGGTAAAAGTCAAAGGATATTGCCTGCTCCTGATCAGGAGCAAAACATGACACCTGTGTCACCACCAGTAATTCAGAGGAGTAGGTTTACATGGAGGAGAGATCCCTCTATAACCACAGGGAAAGAGGAAAAGGTTGCAACTGGCAGTGAGTCAAACCCTATTGGATCATTGCCTGCTGCACCGAAATTACAGAGTGTAAATTTATCTTCCACTAGCAGAGTTCTAAAACAGATTGTGAATGAGGAAAAGGCTGCAACATACAGTCAATCACACTCTAGTGGGTCACTTTCATCTTCATCGAAGTTACAGAATGCAGATTTATCTTACAATAAAAAAGTAGAACATAAGATTGTGAATGAGGAAAAGGCTGCAACTTACAGTCGATCGCACTCTAGTGGATCACTGCGAGCTGCACCTAAATTAGAGAGTGCAggtttatcttctaaaaaattagaaagtaACATTGTGAACGAGGAAAAGGCTACAACTTACAGTCGATCACATTCTAGCGGATCACTGCCAGCTGCACCAAGGTTACAGTCTGTAGGTTTATCTTCAACCACCCGAGAAGACAATAAGATCGTGAACGAGTCATCAAAAACTATAGCTGATACTAATAACAGTAGTGGGGGTACAGGAACTAATGTTGACCAAAAGTCAACTACTGCTCTTGAAAAACCCTCTTCTGCTTCTTCTACCAAAGAGGGGACGTCAAAGGAGCAGCAAAATGAAACCAACGACAACTCACAGTTTGAGAAGAAGACAATGTCTGTGATGAGGGGTGGTGAAATGGTGCAG GTAAGCTACAAGGTTTACATCCCAACCAGAGCTCCTGCATTGGCTAGGAGGAAGCTAAAGCGGtga
- the LOC122593117 gene encoding ribosomal protein L11 methyltransferase isoform X2, with protein sequence MSTLLSSFRGHFFKQLVCTSFSSIHTPPILTHGSTFKLLGSTKHNPLRNLKDFLNLRSVSSTFCTASSAATETSKTGSYLSVDIQCHQDFADTFSEALLCFGAVSTSMVEPDSCNSNEVSIGSIFAVSHDVHQSIALAADSIGLKETPVFKVTTGYQSDWIDNARESFHPIEVMEGLWIVPEWITPTDIQGAIISLNPGLAFGTGDHPTTKLCMLLLHSLIKGGEKVLDYGTGSGILAIAALKFGAASSVGFDIDPQAISAARHNAALNNIGPEKLELQIVPCNINPMSTGQWHWAMKSDNVEEQDFNDLEIVAKREEYDVVIANILLNPLLDLADHIVSYAKPGAVVGLSGIILEQVPTVVDRYSDLLEGITVSEMGDWACINGTKRKMGS encoded by the exons ATGTCGACACTACTATCTTCTTTTCGTGGTCATTTCTTCAAACAGTTGGTGTGCACATCCTTTTCATCAATTCATACCCCTCCAATTCTGACCCATGGATCAACTTTCAAGTTACTTGGATCCACTAAACATAACCCattaagaaatttaaaagatttCCTTAATTTAAGGTCAGTCAGTTCCACATTCTGTACAGCTTCTTCTGCTGCAACTGAAACTTCAAAAACTGGTTCATATTTATCTGTTGACATACAATGTCATCAAGATTTTGCA GATACGTTTTCAGAAGCACTTTTATGTTTTGGTGCTGTTTCAACAAGCATGGTTGAACCAGACAGCTGCAATTCTAATG AGGTGTCGATTGGTTCGATATTTGCTGTATCTCATGATGTGCATCAAAGTATTGCATTGGCAGCTGACTCCATAGGCTTGAAGGAAACACCTGTTTTTAAAGTTACAACGGGTTACCAGTCTGATTGGATTGATAATGCTCGG GAATCTTTTCATCCCATTGAAGTCATGGAAGGACTTTGGATTGTTCCCGAGTGGATAACTCCTACG GACATTCAAGGAGCAATTATAAGTTTAAACCCTGGGCTAGCTTTTGGAACTGGAGACCATCCTACTACAAAGTTATGTATGTTGTTATTACATAGTTTGATCAAAGGCGGCGAAAAGGTTTTGGATTATGGCACAGGTTCAGGGATTCTTGCAATTGCAGCACTAAAG TTTGGTGCAGCTTCGTCGGTTGGCTTCGATATAGATCCTCAAGCCATATCAGCTGCACGTCATAACGCTGCTTTGAACAACATAGGACCCGAGAAATTGGAATTGCAGATTGTTCCATGTAACATTAATCCTATGTCAACGGGCCAATGGCACTGGGCTATGAAGAGTGATAATGTAGAAGAGCAGGATTTTAATGACTTGGAAATTGTTGCCAAAAGAGAGGAGTATGACGTCGTTATTGCTAACATTCTTTTAAACCCGTTGCTAGATTTGGCTGATCATATTGTTTCTTATGCTAAACCTGGTGCTGTAGTTGGTCTCTCTGGTATCATCTTGGAACAG GTACCAACTGTTGTAGATCGTTACTCGGATCTTTTGGAAGGCATAACTGTGTCTGAAATGGGTGATTGGGCTTGCATAAATGGCACCAAGAGGAAGATGGGTAGCTAA
- the LOC122593117 gene encoding ribosomal protein L11 methyltransferase isoform X1, giving the protein MSTLLSSFRGHFFKQLVCTSFSSIHTPPILTHGSTFKLLGSTKHNPLRNLKDFLNLRSVSSTFCTASSAATETSKTGSYLSVDIQCHQDFADTFSEALLCFGAVSTSMVEPDSCNSNDEVSIGSIFAVSHDVHQSIALAADSIGLKETPVFKVTTGYQSDWIDNARESFHPIEVMEGLWIVPEWITPTDIQGAIISLNPGLAFGTGDHPTTKLCMLLLHSLIKGGEKVLDYGTGSGILAIAALKFGAASSVGFDIDPQAISAARHNAALNNIGPEKLELQIVPCNINPMSTGQWHWAMKSDNVEEQDFNDLEIVAKREEYDVVIANILLNPLLDLADHIVSYAKPGAVVGLSGIILEQVPTVVDRYSDLLEGITVSEMGDWACINGTKRKMGS; this is encoded by the exons ATGTCGACACTACTATCTTCTTTTCGTGGTCATTTCTTCAAACAGTTGGTGTGCACATCCTTTTCATCAATTCATACCCCTCCAATTCTGACCCATGGATCAACTTTCAAGTTACTTGGATCCACTAAACATAACCCattaagaaatttaaaagatttCCTTAATTTAAGGTCAGTCAGTTCCACATTCTGTACAGCTTCTTCTGCTGCAACTGAAACTTCAAAAACTGGTTCATATTTATCTGTTGACATACAATGTCATCAAGATTTTGCA GATACGTTTTCAGAAGCACTTTTATGTTTTGGTGCTGTTTCAACAAGCATGGTTGAACCAGACAGCTGCAATTCTAATGATGAG GTGTCGATTGGTTCGATATTTGCTGTATCTCATGATGTGCATCAAAGTATTGCATTGGCAGCTGACTCCATAGGCTTGAAGGAAACACCTGTTTTTAAAGTTACAACGGGTTACCAGTCTGATTGGATTGATAATGCTCGG GAATCTTTTCATCCCATTGAAGTCATGGAAGGACTTTGGATTGTTCCCGAGTGGATAACTCCTACG GACATTCAAGGAGCAATTATAAGTTTAAACCCTGGGCTAGCTTTTGGAACTGGAGACCATCCTACTACAAAGTTATGTATGTTGTTATTACATAGTTTGATCAAAGGCGGCGAAAAGGTTTTGGATTATGGCACAGGTTCAGGGATTCTTGCAATTGCAGCACTAAAG TTTGGTGCAGCTTCGTCGGTTGGCTTCGATATAGATCCTCAAGCCATATCAGCTGCACGTCATAACGCTGCTTTGAACAACATAGGACCCGAGAAATTGGAATTGCAGATTGTTCCATGTAACATTAATCCTATGTCAACGGGCCAATGGCACTGGGCTATGAAGAGTGATAATGTAGAAGAGCAGGATTTTAATGACTTGGAAATTGTTGCCAAAAGAGAGGAGTATGACGTCGTTATTGCTAACATTCTTTTAAACCCGTTGCTAGATTTGGCTGATCATATTGTTTCTTATGCTAAACCTGGTGCTGTAGTTGGTCTCTCTGGTATCATCTTGGAACAG GTACCAACTGTTGTAGATCGTTACTCGGATCTTTTGGAAGGCATAACTGTGTCTGAAATGGGTGATTGGGCTTGCATAAATGGCACCAAGAGGAAGATGGGTAGCTAA